The DNA window ATTACCTTTTTCATCTACTTTGATGATCTGGTTTACTTTTTCTGTGTATCCCTGAGTAGCTGCGCTTAAAGCTGCACCGATGCTGAAGGTATAAGTATAAGTTTTGCTGTCTGTGGTTTTTACATCACCCTTCGGGTTGGTGGTGTAGGATAATGTTGCTTTGTTGGTATTCGGATCAAAGTTTACCGTTGCCTGATCATTTACAGTTGCGGAATAGGTTACTACCAGTTCCATGCCGCCATTTTCTTTTGCATAATCACTCTTAACTGTAAGAGTAAATCCATGATCGGTTGTCTCCACCTTCTCGATCATATCAGCGGAAATATCTGCACCGTTGATCTTGATGCTGTTTTTGTCTAATGTCAGACCAGCACTCATGGTATCGGAAATGGCTACGGTTACGGTATCATACTGTTTGCTGTAGGAAGGAATAGCAGTTGTGATTTTGAAATTAACTGTATCGCCAATTGCCACATCGTTTCCTTTTGCGGTTTCACCACCTACGATCTCTTTTTTAATAGAAGGAGTGGTGGATTTTGCATATGCATTGCTGGTTTCCAGAGTCCAGTTGGAATCTGCATTGACCGGGTTGGATGTCATGGTGTTGTCGCTTCCGTTTGCGGAATAGTATACACCAACTAACATTGGGTTATATACTTCGTCAACCGTACCGGATACGATTACCAGCCAGTAACCTGCATTCAGGTCAGCTGTGAAATCTGTGTATTTTACATCATCTGCAACTGCTGCGCCTGTCATGGTTTTGCTTTTAAGAGTTACAGCACCGCTTGCAATCTGTTTTGCAATTGCGGTTACTTCATCGGAAGTCGGAGCCAGAACATCTGCGATCGCAAGCTTATTATCGGTTTTCACATATCCGATAAATCCACCGTCATACTGTGCTTTTGTGATCTGGTATGCGGTTACGGTTGCTGCTTTTTCTACATTCTGTACGGTTCCTTTTGCTGTATCATTTGCTGTCGGTGTTGTTGCTGCGAATGTCGGTACGCTCATAGCCAGTACCATTACCATCGCCATAATCACTGATAAGATTCTTTTCACTTTACTCATATGATTTTCTCCTTTTCTTTTTTATTTCCTCTCTTTTATTTTCAGTGCCTTTTCTCCTTTTATTTGCACCGGAAATCATTGTTGTGGCTCGGAGGCCACTGAAATATTAAGTTTCCTTATTTTTTCAGCACCCCCTTGTCTCTTAATTTAAATATGATCAGAACGCCTGCAAAGATTAGCAGCATTCCACTCATCATGATTTGGAAGATTCCGGTGTGACCGGTGGATGGAAGGTTGTATAACACTTCATTTTTTACAGTGATTACATACACATCTTCTTTCTTCTCACAGGATGCGATATCCTCCGACGGTCCGGATACTGTTACTCTTGTATCACCTTCAGCTAAAACATTAATCGTAATCACTCCCGGTAATACTACATAGCCGTCCGGAGCTTTTACTTCTGTCAGTGTGTAAGTACCATGTTCTAATGGTTCTTCCAGTACAAGACCTTCTTCATCAGAGATATACGTACCAGTTGTATTAGATCCAAGTTTCACCGGATTACCTTCGCTGTCTTTTAACGTGAATTCTGCACCTTCCAGTTTCAACTCTGTGTTGGTTCCGGTTTTAATGATTTTAATTTTTTCAGAATTCTTTGTGTTGGTAATGATCTGCTTATTGGCATCCTTGGAATCTTTTGAGTAGGTTACCTTGTAGGTATTATCATCGATAGTAGTGCTTCCATTATCCTGAATCATCGAGTATTTCCTGTTTTCGTATGTAATGGAACCCTTTTTATCCGGTTTCAATTCTCGAACGCCACCATAATTATCGGTTTCTTCTACTATGAAAGAGCCCTGGAAATTATTCTGGCTGCTCAGTTTTAACACTTTGTCTTCAACCGGATCGCCATTTTTGTCAATCAGCTGTACAAGCACTACCTGTTTTTTAATATCGCTGGCATCCATGCCAACCCATTTCTTTTCGACCGTGATTTTTTCGACCTGAACAACCGGATCATTATAAGATTCCGTATGGTTAACGTCTTTATACGTATAGCTTATACTTGCAGAAGCATTGGACTTAAATCCTTTCTTTCCAGAAGAAGTTCCTGTGCTGACCGCCTGATAACCATCATCGCTTGCATCGGAAGGAGTATCTCCCACTGCGTTATAACTGTTTCCTGTCTGGTATTCCTGGAATGCTGCTTCATTTGGTACGACGTTAGTGATTGTCAGATAATAGTAATGATCTTTTTCCAACTTATGATTAGGTGCAAATGTCAGTGTCGCAGTTTTCGTAGCTGCATCATAACTTGCCTCTGCTTTTTTTCCATTTGCGAATGTAACGGTGCCGCCTTGACTTAAACTAACTGTATGAGTCGCACCAGTCGGAGTAAACGTTCCATTTGCATCTTTTACAGCTTCTTTAATTACCAATCGGCTCCCATCTGTCGGATCTACATATTGGCTTAAAGTATCGGTGATTACTACATTTTCACATTCATATGTCAATACCTCTCCGACTATACTCTGGAATTTATTTCCCAAGTCTGCTACGTTTGTCAGATTACTTGACTCTTTTGTAGATGCTGTTGTTTTACTTGCCACATCAGTTAAAATCTGTATTCCAGTTGTTGTTCTATCTTTCTCCGGGTATCCATACCAATCATATGTATATATATCTACATTATCAGGCAAACCTATGCCAATCGCATAAAACTTATCACAAGAAACTTTGGCTGCTGATGATAACGCATTATTATATGTTGTGGTATCTGTATAACTTCCGCCTCCCGATGGTCCATCACCATAATACGTTGGTTCACCATCCGTTAAGAAAATTACAATTTTCTGTGGATTTGGTCGGGCTTGTGTACTGCTACTTGTACTAATCGCATCTGCTCCCAACGATAGTCCTTTATCATAATTGGTTCCACCATCTGCCGACAAGGAGTCAACATAATCCACCAACTTATTTCCATTAACCCAGTTTTTAGTTTTCAGATTTGCCTTTTTTGCAAATGTAACCAGTTTATAACGAACATCTACAGTGTTATTGCTATTGAATGTTTTAACCAGTCCTTTGATTGCTTCCTTAGTAACTTTCAATTTTGTTTTGTTCTGATTGTTTATAGTTACTTTGTCCCCCATACTTCCGGAGGTATCAACAATCAAAACAACATCCACATTTGCTTTTTTGGTCTCTGTTCCTACGGTTCCGGATACATCTAACGTAATATCATATGTTCCATCACTATTTCGTTTGATGTATTTTTCATGGTATATATTTGTTTCCGGATCATCCGTTGTGCCGCCGTCGTTTACCACGTAATTGTTTTTAAATTCAACGGAACGAGCATCTTTATTTCCTACAGTGATACTTCCCTGTGTTTCCTGATCGCTGTTTGTTCCGTCGATAAATAAGGAAGTATTTCTTGTATATCCATCTACATCCAGATTACCGTCTGTTGCCTGTTCGCTGACATTCAAAGTATCGAACTCACTTTGTGGTATCGACAATACATAGGTTCCGATATAAGTTCCTACAGAATCCGCATCACCAGACCAGCTCCATGACAGATCACTATAGCCAAGCGTATGAGATCCAACCGTAAATGTCAGTTTGTTTGCCAATGCACGGGCATTTGTATACGTTAAACCTGTGATTGTTTTTGTCAGTGTGACGGTCGCTGTGCCTTCTACCGGTGTCAGTCTATCTCTTGTCAACTTGATATTATCCAGGAAGTTTCCAACCGTTTTGTTTCCAGATGCTGTTGTACCTGCTACAAAGAAAAATCTGGTGGAGTACTGTTCTGAACCTTCCGGTACATTATACACACCCTGGTGAGTGGTCCACTTCTGATCGTCATCTCTGTAACTTACAACTGTCGCGCCGGAATAGTTTTCCGGATGATTAACAATATCCTGTGCTTTTGCTTCTGTTGTTACATCATACTGTTTTGCCAATGCCGTAGACATGATCAAAACGTACATCGTATCATATTCCGATGTGTTATCAGCCCTAGATCCTCTGGCACGATGGGACAGCTGATAGTTTAATGTCTCACCTGGTGTTGTCAGAATATCCTGATATAATGCACCTGCTGCTTCACAGTTTAGTTCTGCAAACTGATTTCCCTCGGCTGCTCCGTCCGAACCGTACCAACTGTATGGACTCTTATAAGAATCATCTTTGGTATTGATAATTTCAATATCACAACCAGCCTTGCCTCCGGTTCCAATTCCAGTTGTCTGCCATACGCCACCGCTTGAAGCATAATCTGCATTTGAATACTGGTAATGATTATAGTCTTTGTATTTATCCCGAACATTCGGAGTTTCGAATCCACCGTTTCGCACCTCATAATAAGAAGTAACACTGTAGGTTCTGCTTTCTGCTATCGCAGTAGTTCCGTTCTTTGGCAGACCACTGTTCTCGATATCACTCTTATTGAAAACTGCAACTTTATATTGTACGCTTGTATTCGTCACATTGTTTTCTGTGTATCCTAGAGCGTGTTTGAAAAATAAAAATTGCACAAAACGCATGTTTCATTTCCCTTTTTCATGATAAAATAAAGAAAAAGGGGTGTTCACTATGTTGAGACGATATGAGTTAACAGATGAAGAATGGAACCGCATTGCACCGTTACTCCCGCCTGAAAATACAGGGAAACAGGGACGTCCACGAAAAGATAACCGCATCATTCTTAATGGGATGGTCTGGTTGGCACGCAGTGGTGCACCCTGGCGAGATCTCCCAGAACGTTATGGATCCTGGCAAACCGTATATAGTCGTTTTCGCAAATGGATTGATGATGGGATTCTGGATAATATTTTTCGCGTTCTAAGTCTGGAAGCTGAATTGGAAGAACTATCTATAGATGCTTCTATTGTTCAGGCTCACCAGCATAGTGCAGGTGCTAAAAAGGGGGGCTCCCAAATGAAGTCGGACATAGCCGTGGAGGAGCCAGTACCAAAATCCATGCAGTAGTAGATGCCTATGGGTATCCGGTGTATTTTATGATCAGTGAAGGGCAGCGTAATGATATCAATTACGCAATCCCTTTGTTGGATCATATCCGAATAGATGGCAGCAAGGTTCTGGCGGACCGTGGATACGATAGTAATCAACTGATGGATTACATTTACGACCACGGAGGAGAGCCGACCATTCCATCCCGTCGAGGAGCTAAATTTGACCGTTGTTGCGATTGGTGGCTTTACAAGGAAAGACATCTGGTCGAAAATTATTTTTTGAAATTGAAAGCATTTCGCCGAATAGCAACACGGAGAGCGTTTCAAGTTTTGTGTAAACAGAAAAACTGATATAAGATATGTCATTAGTTATCGAGGACAGAACCTGTTTTTCAGGGTTCTGTCCTTGTTTGTATTATAATGCAGTTTTAAGGCATGTCAAGCAGGACTGGCTGTGCCAGCCCTGCCTAGCATGCATTCTGCTTATAACCTTTCCAATCTTTCTTCGAAGAAAATTTCCAGCTGAGAATGGATCTGTCCCCAATCCTGACGGTGTCCCGTCCATTTCTTGGTGATATCTATCATGGCCAGATACAGCATTTTCAAGAGACTGTCATCGGATGGAAATACCGTCTTGGATTTGGTGACTTTCCGGAGCTGGCGGTTAAATCCTTCAATCGTGTTCGTGGTATAGATCAGACGTCTGACAGCTTCCGGATACTTAAAATACGTTGAAAGATTTGCCCAGTTATCTTTCCATGACTTTGCAATCTTAGGGTATTTCCCGCTCCATTTTTCGTCAAAGCTGTCCAGTTCTGCCAATGCAACTTCTTCTGTAGGAGCTGCATATACACGCTTCAGATCTGCCATAAGTGGTTTGATCTCTTTGTAAGAAACAAATTTCGTGGTGTTCCTGATCTGATGGATGATGCACTGCTGGATCTCGGTCTGGGGAAATACTGCTTCAATTGCCTGTGGAAAACCGGTCAGTCCATCCACACACGCAATCAATATATCTTCTACGCCCCGGTTTTTCAGACCATTCAGGATGGAGAGCCAGAACTTGGCACTTTCATTTTGACCCACATACATCCCGAGGACATCCTTACGTCCTTCCATATCGATCCCAATCGCAATGTAAACAGCACGTTTTACAATCCGCCCCTCATTACGGGCATGGAAATGGATCGCATCCATAAATACAACAGCATACACACTTTCTAATGGCCTTTCCTGCCATTCTTTTACTATTGGCAGGATCTTATCAGTAATCCGGCTGACAGTACTGTCGGAGATCTCAAGATCGTATAATTCACGCATGTGGCTTTCTATATCGGCAGTAGTCATTCCTTTTGCGTACATGGAAATGATCTTTTCTTCCATGTCCTGCGTAATCGAATTCTGATACTTCTTTACAACCTGTGGTTCGAAGTCACCTTTTCGATCCCTTGGAATATCAATCTCCATATCTCCGTAACTGGTATGTAACGTTTTCTGGGAATATCCATTCCTGGAATTATCGGTTTCTTTATTTCGATAATCATACTTGGAATATCCCAGTTCTTCATCCAGTTCCTGATCAAGGGCACCTTCCAAAATGATAGACATCATATCCCGCATAATGGAATTAACATCTGTTCCATCTTTTACTTTTACATTGTTTTCTTTCAGGTAGTTTCCCATGAGTTCTCTAAGTGCTGCTTTTTGTGGTGAATCCTTTTTTCTTGCCATAAAATAAACCTCCAAACTGAGTAATTCTATCTTACATCAGTTTGGAGGTTTACACAAACTTTGGGATACTCCCGCAACACGTTATGATAAATTAGCATTCACCTACTTAGGCTTCTTATGTATCGTTTCAATATTAATTTGGTTAAAATGAACAACTTAAAATGTTTTTCAAACACGCTCTAGAGCTCCTCCATTCAATGCGATATAAAGTTCTGTTCCGTCAGCTTTGATATCGGAACCAAGTCTTTTTCCAGCACTGCT is part of the Blautia faecicola genome and encodes:
- a CDS encoding isopeptide-forming domain-containing fimbrial protein, which gives rise to MSKVKRILSVIMAMVMVLAMSVPTFAATTPTANDTAKGTVQNVEKAATVTAYQITKAQYDGGFIGYVKTDNKLAIADVLAPTSDEVTAIAKQIASGAVTLKSKTMTGAAVADDVKYTDFTADLNAGYWLVIVSGTVDEVYNPMLVGVYYSANGSDNTMTSNPVNADSNWTLETSNAYAKSTTPSIKKEIVGGETAKGNDVAIGDTVNFKITTAIPSYSKQYDTVTVAISDTMSAGLTLDKNSIKINGADISADMIEKVETTDHGFTLTVKSDYAKENGGMELVVTYSATVNDQATVNFDPNTNKATLSYTTNPKGDVKTTDSKTYTYTFSIGAALSAATQGYTEKVNQIIKVDEKGNVISKVEEKSQEPDEKVVEVLKGATFTLTNTKTRKVYTAESGEDGGLTFNGLDQGTYTLVETAAPEGFTIDKTEHTVVIAATYNEDGTLNTYTITIDGKNTSTYTATYDKEGKVTTIATTTTVTEIKNTKLSALPSTGGIGTTIFTIGGCAIMIVAAGLFFATRRKTQK
- a CDS encoding DUF7604 domain-containing protein; amino-acid sequence: MTNTSVQYKVAVFNKSDIENSGLPKNGTTAIAESRTYSVTSYYEVRNGGFETPNVRDKYKDYNHYQYSNADYASSGGVWQTTGIGTGGKAGCDIEIINTKDDSYKSPYSWYGSDGAAEGNQFAELNCEAAGALYQDILTTPGETLNYQLSHRARGSRADNTSEYDTMYVLIMSTALAKQYDVTTEAKAQDIVNHPENYSGATVVSYRDDDQKWTTHQGVYNVPEGSEQYSTRFFFVAGTTASGNKTVGNFLDNIKLTRDRLTPVEGTATVTLTKTITGLTYTNARALANKLTFTVGSHTLGYSDLSWSWSGDADSVGTYIGTYVLSIPQSEFDTLNVSEQATDGNLDVDGYTRNTSLFIDGTNSDQETQGSITVGNKDARSVEFKNNYVVNDGGTTDDPETNIYHEKYIKRNSDGTYDITLDVSGTVGTETKKANVDVVLIVDTSGSMGDKVTINNQNKTKLKVTKEAIKGLVKTFNSNNTVDVRYKLVTFAKKANLKTKNWVNGNKLVDYVDSLSADGGTNYDKGLSLGADAISTSSSTQARPNPQKIVIFLTDGEPTYYGDGPSGGGSYTDTTTYNNALSSAAKVSCDKFYAIGIGLPDNVDIYTYDWYGYPEKDRTTTGIQILTDVASKTTASTKESSNLTNVADLGNKFQSIVGEVLTYECENVVITDTLSQYVDPTDGSRLVIKEAVKDANGTFTPTGATHTVSLSQGGTVTFANGKKAEASYDAATKTATLTFAPNHKLEKDHYYYLTITNVVPNEAAFQEYQTGNSYNAVGDTPSDASDDGYQAVSTGTSSGKKGFKSNASASISYTYKDVNHTESYNDPVVQVEKITVEKKWVGMDASDIKKQVVLVQLIDKNGDPVEDKVLKLSSQNNFQGSFIVEETDNYGGVRELKPDKKGSITYENRKYSMIQDNGSTTIDDNTYKVTYSKDSKDANKQIITNTKNSEKIKIIKTGTNTELKLEGAEFTLKDSEGNPVKLGSNTTGTYISDEEGLVLEEPLEHGTYTLTEVKAPDGYVVLPGVITINVLAEGDTRVTVSGPSEDIASCEKKEDVYVITVKNEVLYNLPSTGHTGIFQIMMSGMLLIFAGVLIIFKLRDKGVLKK
- a CDS encoding IS256 family transposase, which translates into the protein MARKKDSPQKAALRELMGNYLKENNVKVKDGTDVNSIMRDMMSIILEGALDQELDEELGYSKYDYRNKETDNSRNGYSQKTLHTSYGDMEIDIPRDRKGDFEPQVVKKYQNSITQDMEEKIISMYAKGMTTADIESHMRELYDLEISDSTVSRITDKILPIVKEWQERPLESVYAVVFMDAIHFHARNEGRIVKRAVYIAIGIDMEGRKDVLGMYVGQNESAKFWLSILNGLKNRGVEDILIACVDGLTGFPQAIEAVFPQTEIQQCIIHQIRNTTKFVSYKEIKPLMADLKRVYAAPTEEVALAELDSFDEKWSGKYPKIAKSWKDNWANLSTYFKYPEAVRRLIYTTNTIEGFNRQLRKVTKSKTVFPSDDSLLKMLYLAMIDITKKWTGHRQDWGQIHSQLEIFFEERLERL